Part of the Romeriopsis navalis LEGE 11480 genome is shown below.
TTGAATGGCTGGGACTACGCCATTGCGGGTGAAGGGAATGGTACAGGCGGTAGCGTGTTTGATTATCGCGGGATTGCGATTAAAGATAACGGTGACTCGATTACGGTTGCGCTCAACAGTAATATGGACCTCCAAGGTAAAGTCTGGGGCCGTCGTCGCGAAGTCATCAATCATGGTGATATGTTCTTCAACTTCACTGGCAAGAGCTTCAAGGAAGCCAGTGATGCGGGTGAGCTTGTCGGTATTAACTTTGCGCAATACGGTTCGCAAACTGGTGCGGCTTCTACTGGTGTCTACACCGGTGTGAGTGCGAAGAATACCACGCGTCAAAACTACGGTTGGCATAACCTGAATAGTTGGAAGAATGCGGTCAAGCATGATGATGGTTCCAACAACAACTCCTACGGTGACTTGACCTCTGATAACAGCTACTTTGCGGGTCAGCATACGGGTACGAAGACTATCCTGAATGCGATTGATTCGGGTACGAAAGTCGGGAATATCTCGATGCTTTTGAGCAATGATCTGAGTTCTCAGGGCCTTGATTTTGGCCATTTCGGTGCGGATGGTACACAGACGTTTGGTTTCACCTTCCAGAAAACGGATGACTTCAAGATTGGCTCCTACGTTGCGAACTTGTTTATGGAGTGTGGTAACGATGGTGTCGCGATCGCAGGAGCGTTGAAGCACGGCGATAAGAAAGTACCGGAGCCCGCAATGATGTTGGGTCTGGCAGGAGTCAGTGGTTTGGGCTTGATGCGTCGTCGTCGCCAGCGCAAAGGCTAGGTCTGGCTTAGCTTAATTCCTCGATTTTATGGAGTTGAGTGGGGTTTGGCTCAATCGCTGAGATGGCCTAATTGAGTTGAGCCAAACCCTGAAAATGGGCGGAAAGCTGTAGACTCTGACAACACAAAATTTCTTTTAACGCAAACGACTATTTTCGTTATGGATTCACCGATCGCTGCTTCCACACCCCATTTTCGCGGGTGTAGAGGCAGCGATTTTGGGGATTGCCTTTGAGTTCGAGATGATCAACGGCGATCGGTGTCAGTAGCAGCAAACAAAAATCATCCAGTGGTTGCTGGGCGTCTAATGGCTCAGGTGTAAAGGCGCTTTCGTCGTCGCGATCGGCCTTCGGGGATGGCCATGCAAAACTGGAACGAGCATTATCCGAGAGGTTATGCCAGGTGGTGCGCCGGAGTTTTTGCCAGGCGGCATCGGATGTGTCGGCGGTTGCTGTTCCCACGATCATCAGGGGACCGCTCAGCCGAAACTGCTCACGCGTCTTGGGAAAATACCAGCACAGCTCACCTGCTGGTTGTGGCTCAATCTGGCTGGTTTTCTGACTGCGCCGATCGGTAATAAATTTCAAGTCATTACAATGCCCTGCGACTGCCTGATCGACAAATCCCCGAAAGACGATTGTTCGATTCGCCGGTTTGCCATCTTGTGTAACTGTCGCTAATTGGGCATAGCGGGCATAAACTAGCGATCGGTTGCGGTGTAATGCTCTGGATAGGGGTGATCGCCAAGGTGCGAGAGCAGCAGATTCACCCATGTATCAAACCCCAATGCCGCTTGCCGAAAGAGATGATTGGTTGTAGTTTGCGACTCATTCCGACTAAATTTGCTAATCCCCTAAATTTGTCAGGGCGAACTTGCTCGCTGGTTCATTTACGCGGGCCAAGACATTGAGTTTTTGCATAAACTCCTCGCCGAGTTGTTTAAATGCCTTGCCCCCCGGACATTTGGGGTTGCTGAGGACAACTGGTGTGAACGAATCAACGGCTTTGGAAACATTCACATCCATGGGAATCCGCACATTGAATAGCTTTGTATGACTGAAGTCATCGTTCAGGCGCTTCATTACTTGCTTGTAATAACGGCCAGTGAGGAAATTATTCGAGACGGAGAAGACGATGCCCAACATTTGCAAGTTGACACTGGGATCCGCCTTATGGGCTTCTTTCAACCGCGCAATTCGCCGTTCTAGTAACTGAATCCCGATCAAGGATAAGGGCTCGGGCCGAGCCGGAATCAGGTAAAAATCACTGGCTAACAGCGCACTCCGTGTGATCAAGTTGTATCCTGGGGCGCAGTCGAGGATGATAATGTCGTATTCCGAATGCACGGTGTTGAGAATGCTGCGGACGAGGTTACGCTCAAAGCCGTTCCAGACAGCTTCGAAGTCCATCTCGCCTTGTTGGACAGCTCGACGATGCAACATCTCGGAAACTAAAAATTCGTCATACAGATCGATATCCCCGGGTAAAAGGCTTAAGCCTGGGACATTACAGCGGTAATTGCAGATGGTATCTCGGGCCTGATTAAACAGATCTGGGTCCGACAGAATGGCGCGGTGAATCAGGTAGCGCAACGATCGCTTATCGGCGCGGAGCTTCGCAAATTCGCCAGGGGGCATCAAACTTAGCGTGGCGCTGATCTGTGTATCGAGATCAACAATCAGCACGCGTTTGTTTTGATCCTTCGCCAGGGAAGCGGCCAAGTTGACTGTCATCGTGGTCTTGCCCACGCCGCCCTTCATATTGGTCGTTGCGATGACGAATGCCATAGCCTACCCCTTGAGAATTTATGCTGCTGCCATTTTGGCCGAAATTCTGAGTTCTGGAAAACAACTATACAGGAATTTGTGTACCACTTGATTTTATGGCAGTTGAAAGGATAACGCAGGATGACTAAAACGGTTCAAATAAAGTGCTAGCCTAGATAGGCAAAATTTCCGGCCAACCTTGCTTGTGAGCGCTTCTCCCTTCCACGACGAACGGTTACTGTTTACACCGTTGCAGCCGGAGTCCGATGCAATTCCGCTAATTTTTGCGTTTCCGAATGAGTATACGATCGGCATTACGAGTTTGGGTTACCAAGTGGTCTGGGCCACCTTTGCCCAGCGGTTGGATGTTGATGTGGCGCGATTATTTACGGATATTCAAGAGCCGCTACCGCAGCAAGCCGAGTTATTGGGCTTTTCGGTTTCGTGGGAATTGGACTATGTGAATATCCTCGGCATGTTGGAGTCCCTCGATTTGCCGATTTGGGCTAAGCAACGTCAAGATCACCATCCCTTGATATTTGGGGGCGGACCAGTCTTGACGGCGAACCCGGAACCCTTTGCGGAATTTTTTGATGTGATTTTGTTGGGGGATGGGGAGCTCCTGCTGGGGGAGTTTATTGACGCCTATAAGGCGGTGCGGGGTGCCGATCGCCAAACCCAACTGCGTCACCTGGCCCAAGTGCCGGGGATTTATATTCCCAGTTTGTATGCTGTGACGTATCAGGACGCGGCTG
Proteins encoded:
- a CDS encoding PEP-CTERM sorting domain-containing protein, giving the protein LNGWDYAIAGEGNGTGGSVFDYRGIAIKDNGDSITVALNSNMDLQGKVWGRRREVINHGDMFFNFTGKSFKEASDAGELVGINFAQYGSQTGAASTGVYTGVSAKNTTRQNYGWHNLNSWKNAVKHDDGSNNNSYGDLTSDNSYFAGQHTGTKTILNAIDSGTKVGNISMLLSNDLSSQGLDFGHFGADGTQTFGFTFQKTDDFKIGSYVANLFMECGNDGVAIAGALKHGDKKVPEPAMMLGLAGVSGLGLMRRRRQRKG
- a CDS encoding Npun_F5749 family FMN-dependent PPOX-type flavoprotein, encoding MGESAALAPWRSPLSRALHRNRSLVYARYAQLATVTQDGKPANRTIVFRGFVDQAVAGHCNDLKFITDRRSQKTSQIEPQPAGELCWYFPKTREQFRLSGPLMIVGTATADTSDAAWQKLRRTTWHNLSDNARSSFAWPSPKADRDDESAFTPEPLDAQQPLDDFCLLLLTPIAVDHLELKGNPQNRCLYTRENGVWKQRSVNP
- a CDS encoding ParA family protein is translated as MAFVIATTNMKGGVGKTTMTVNLAASLAKDQNKRVLIVDLDTQISATLSLMPPGEFAKLRADKRSLRYLIHRAILSDPDLFNQARDTICNYRCNVPGLSLLPGDIDLYDEFLVSEMLHRRAVQQGEMDFEAVWNGFERNLVRSILNTVHSEYDIIILDCAPGYNLITRSALLASDFYLIPARPEPLSLIGIQLLERRIARLKEAHKADPSVNLQMLGIVFSVSNNFLTGRYYKQVMKRLNDDFSHTKLFNVRIPMDVNVSKAVDSFTPVVLSNPKCPGGKAFKQLGEEFMQKLNVLARVNEPASKFALTNLGD